In a single window of the Cydia pomonella isolate Wapato2018A chromosome 2, ilCydPomo1, whole genome shotgun sequence genome:
- the LOC133534787 gene encoding gremlin-1-like: MFAPNTRCNMENFSKSHIWLAAAALLAACGGCTGAGVGGRRPFTPTDSILDIIDTEQVEKILAARRRAEQATATSPSYVQRNELGEGTSDTMIVSMPDQEDSTELPPGVEFRKILKSSRNALVVTKKEYLKQDWCKTEPLVQKIRENGCLPATVINNFCYGQCNSFYIPKGPRRRDGSDDRPAPAFKSCSFCKPKKFTWITVTLKCPGQRSLYKRKRLQKIKQCKCLPVGVVN; encoded by the exons ATGTTCGCTCCCAACACTCGATGCAAC ATGGAGAACTTCTCGAAATCTCACATTTGGCTGGCCGCAGCGGCGCTGCTAGCGGCCTGTGGAGGGTGCACCGGCGCGGGCGTCGGCGGCAGGAGGCCGTTCACTCCCACCGACTCTATCCTTGACATTATAGACACCGAGCAGGTTGAGAAGATCCTCGCGGCGCGACGTCGCGCCGAGCAGGCCACCGCCACCTCGCCTTCATATGTTCAAAGGAACGAGCTAGGGGAAGGCACTTCTGACACCATGATCGTTTCGATGCCAGATCAAGAGGACAGCACAGAATTGCCCCCGGGAGTTGAGTTCCGCAAAATTCTGAAATCTTCAAGGAATGCCCTCGTTGTTACAAAGAAAGAATACTTAAAGCAGGATTGGTGTAAAACGGAGCCTTTGGTGCAGAAAATTAGAGAAAACGGCTGTTTACCGGCGACCGTCATTAACAACTTTTGTTATGGACAGTGCAACTCGTTTTACATTCCAAAAGGACCACGTCGTCGAGACGGAAGCGACGACCGACCGGCGCCCGCCTTCAAGTCCTGTTCTTTCTGCAAGCCTAAGAAGTTTACTTGGATCACGGTCACGCTTAAGTGTCCGGGGCAGCGGTCGCTCTACAAGCGTAAGCGGCTGCAGAAAATAAAACAGTGCAAGTGTTTACCGGTAGGAGTTGTGAATTGA
- the LOC133534788 gene encoding neuroendocrine protein 7B2, whose translation MGPQETLVLAISIVGAMGFIPHGSIGEKEPMLTEALLREVVERMGKEFNEAASGYLEFPPSERHLALMARASKDLENEQLDYDSLINGDPSPSLRDQEYLQHSSLWGHQYVTGGAGEGQQRLQPAGLVPNRQMVKTDAVLPAYCNPPNPCPVGYTEDQGCLIEFENTAAFSREYQLSQRCMCDAEHMFGCPEPQSDLELRFPEHKNLVAKKYKPDVENPYLMGERLPIAAKKVIIATHSLSTEKRTRMTSDRMTYGNKVVDIRNEDGT comes from the exons ATGGGCCCCCAAGAAACTCTGGTTTTGGCGATAAGCATCGTCGGGGCAATGGGGTTTATCCCCCATGGTTCTATTGGGGAAAAg GAGCCTATGCTAACCGAAGCTTTACTTCGTGAAGTGGTAGAGCGCATGGGAAAGGAGTTCAACGAGGCGGCGTCAGGCTACCTGGAGTTTCCTCCGAGCGAACGCCATTTGGCGCTCATGGCGCGCGCCTCCAAGGACCTTGAGAATGAGCAGCTGGACTACGACTCGCTGATCAATGGCGATCCTAGCCCGAGCTTGCGCGATCAGGAGTACCTGCAACACAG cTCCCTCTGGGGTCACCAGTATGTAACTGGCGGCGCTGGCGAGGGCCAGCAGCGGCTGCAGCCGGCGGGGTTGGTCCCCAACCGTCAGATGGTCAAGACCGATGCCGTGCTGCCTGCCTACTGCAATCCACCCAATCCCTGCCCCGTCGGATATACTG AAGACCAAGGTTGCCTCATAGAGTTCGAGAACACGGCGGCATTCAGCCGCGAGTACCAGCTGTCGCAGCGCTGCATGTGTGACGCGGAGCACATGTTCGGCTGCCCCGAGCCCCAGTCCGACCTGGAGCTCAGGTTCCCTGAGCACAAAAACCTCGTGGCCAAGAAGTATAAACCCGAT gtagaAAACCCGTATCTCATGGGCGAACGCCTTCCGATCGCAGCCAAAAAAG TTATTATTGCCACGCACTCACTCAGCACGGAAAAACGAACTCGCATGACTTCAGATAGAATGACATATGGAAATAAGGTCGTCGACATCCGGAATGAAGATGGCacataa